DNA from Pseudomonas putida:
ATCAGCTCCTTTCATCGTCATCATCGGTCGGTGAAACCTCGTCGGTCCACGGCTCGCCATCCAAAGGGTTGGAACGGGCCAGTTCGGCCTCGTCCAGGCCTATGCCACCACCAATCTCATGCTCCTGCACCCTACGCAGCGTTTTGTCTGCCGGACCGCCGGCACCGCCCGGTTCATAAGGGTCGCGGGCGCCGGTCTGGTCGTAGAGGGTGTCCGGGCTCAGGTCATCGAAGGTGACGTTGTCTTCATGCAGGCTGTCGCTCAGGGCTTCGCCTCCGGTCATACCACTTTCGGCCACACGCCCTGGCGGGAACTGCTGTTCAACTTCCTGGGCGGGACGTTCGTCGCCTGCACGGCCTTCGCGCTCGTCATGGCGGTCGCTGAAATCCAGTTCGTGCACGCTGCCCATGCGGTCCTCGGTATCGTCGATCTCAGCCGGGGGCCTGGTTTTGGGATCGTCTGGCTGGGACATCACGGCTCTCCGTCGGGTGGGTTCATGCGGTCGACTGCCGGAGCCGGACAATGATTCAGAGTTTCTGCCCGGCGGCGCAGGCCGGGGAAAAATTCTGAACTCTCGAGCGCGACGCTCTCTCCCACGTCTAGAGACCCGCGAACCCTCCCGGAGCCCGCCATGGCCAAGCCCCTGCAGGAGTACCAGCGCAAGCGCGACTTCAATGCCACGCCCGAGCCTGCCGGCGCCCGCCGCGGCGGCCGAGCGGTGCATGCCTTGCAGTACTGCATCCAGAAACACGACGCCAGCCACCTGCATTACGACTTTCGCCTGGAACTGGACGGCACCCTCAAGAGCTGGGCCATTCCCAAGGGCCCATCGCTGGACCCGAAGGTGCGCCGCCTGGCCATCCACGTGGAAGACCATCCGCTCGATTACGCCAATTTCGAAGGCCATATCCCCGAGGGCCATTACGGCGCAGGCGATGTGATCGTCTGGGACCGTGGTGTGTGGGAGCCGGAGGGCGACCCGCACAGCGCCTATGCCAAGGGCAAGCTGCGCTTTCGCCTGCAAGGCGAAAAGCTCGCCGGGGTCTGGAACCTGTTCCGCACCCACCTGGCCGGCAAGAAGGAGCAGTGGATGCTGGTCAAGTCCGACGATGACCAGGCCCGCAGCGAAACCGACTACAGCATCGTCGACGCCCAACCCGACAGCGTGTTGAGCGAGCGCACCCTGGTGCCTCGCCGAGCCAAGCCCCCTGCGAAGCCCTCCCAACGAACGGCCAGCCCCCGAGCACGCGCCAGCAGCGCCAGAAACGCCAGAAACGCCGAGTTGCCCGAACGCCTGGAACCCCAGTTGGCCACCCTGGTCGACGCCCCGCCGACCGGTGACTGGCGCTATGAAGTCAAGTTCGACGGCTATCGCATCCTGGCCCGCATCGAGGGGGCGCAGGTGCGCCTGTTCACCCGCAACGGCCACGACTGGAGCGCCAAGATGCCCCACCAGGTGGCTGCCCTGCGCAAGCTCAAGCTCAAGTCCGCCTGGCTCGATGGCGAAGTGGTGGTGGCCGGCGAAAACGGTCTGGCTGACTTCCAGGCGCTACAGAACGCCTTCGATACCGAGCACGACGAGCGCATCACCTACTACCTGTTCGACCTGCCCTTTCTCGGCGGCCAAGACCTGCGCCAGGTGCCCTTGCAGGATCGTCGCGAGACCTTGCGGCAATTGTTGGAGGGCCGTGAGTCGGCGCAGGTCAAGTATTCGGCCGACTTCGACCAACCCGTCGATTCGCTGCTCGACAGCGCCTGTCGCCTGGAGCTCGAAGGGCTGATCGGCAAGCGCGCCGACAGCCCCTATAGCGGTCGGCGCAGCAGCGACTGGATCAAGCTCAAGTGCAAGCAGCGCCAGGAGTTCGTGATCATCGGCTATACCGACCCCAAGGGCAGTCGCAATGCCTTTGGCGCCCTGCTGTTGGCCCTGCATGACAACGACAGCGGTCAGTTGCGCTACGCCGGCAAGGTCGGCACCGGGTTCAGCGCCACCACGCTGGACAGCATCCATGCCCGGCTCAAGCCACTGGAGGTGGACAAGCCCGCCCTGGCCAAGCCGCCCACCGGTGCCGATGCCCGAGGCGTGCATTGGCTCAAGCCCCAGCTGCTGGCCGAGGTCGCCTATGCTCAGATGACCCGTGACGGCGTGGTGCGCCACTCGGTGTTTCATGGCCTGCGCGATGACAAACCCGCATCCGCCATCGACCTGGAGCGCGCCATGCCCAAGACACGCGTCGCCAAGCCCGCCTCCGAACCCCTGCTCGGTGATCTGCGCCTGACCCACCCGGAACGGGTGATCGATGCCACCAGCGGCGTGACCAAGCGCCAGGTCGCCGAGTATTACGCCCAGGTAGCGCCGTGGATCCTGCCCCAGCTCAAGGACCGCCCCGTGGCCTTGGTGCGGGCACCGGATGGCTTGGGCGGCGAGCTGTTCTTCCAAAAAAACGCAGGCCAACTGCATATCCCAGGCGTGGTGAGCTACAGCAAAACCCAGGCTGGCCAGGCTGCGATGATCCTCAACAGCGCCGAAAGCCTGTTGGGCGCGGTGCAGATGAACACGCTCGAACTGCACACCTGGAACGGCACCGACAAGGACTTCGGCAAGCCCGACCGCTTTGTCCTCGACCTGGACCCAGACCCGGCGCTGCCCTGGAAGGCCATGCTCGAAGCCACGCAACTGACCCTCACCCTGCTCGACGAGCTGGGCCTGAACGTGTTCCTCAAGACCAGCGGCGGCAAAGGCATGCACTTGGTGGTGCCGCTGACCCGCCGCGCAGGCTGGGACGAGGTGAAAGACTTCAGCCATGCCATCGTCGAGTACCTGGCCCGGCTCTTCCCCGAGCGCCTGAGCGCGGTGTCAGGGCCCAAGAACCGGGTCGGGCGGATCTTCATCGACTACCTGCGCAACGGCAAAGGTGCGACCACGGTCAGCGCCTACTCGCTGCGCGCCCGTGAGGGCCTGCCGGTGTCGGTGCCGATCTGGCCCGAGGAGCTGCCCCAGCTCAAGGGCGCCAACCAATGGCACATCGGCAACGTGGTCGAACGACTGGCCGAGGTCGATGACCCCTGGAAGGATCTGACCAAGACCCGGCAGTCGATCACCGCGCGCATGCGCAAGCAGCTGGGCCTGGACTGATGGCCGTGCTGCTCGACGTAGTGCAATGGCCGGCCATGCTGCTGACCGTGCTGGCTGCCTGGTGCATCGGTTCCCGCCAGCCGCGCCGCCGCCGTGTCGGCTTCTGCTGCTTCATCAGCAGCAACGTGCTGTGGGTGATCTGGGGCTGGCAGGTACAGGCCTGGGCCCTGATCGTCCTGCAGTTCTGCCTGTGCGCCATGAACTTGCGCGGTTGGAAGAAGAACACCACGGGGGAGCCGAGCACATGAGCATCATCCAGGACTTCGACCTGACCAACCTCGACCGCCTGCTGCGGGCATTCACCGAACGTCCCCAGGCACTGAATCTCGACACACAACTGCCCGTGCTGATGCAGGCTTTGCAGTCCGACCATCTGGACCTGCTGCCCCTGCCCGGCCAAGGGCACACCCTGCAGCGCTGGCAGACCCTCGCCCGCATCGCCGGTTGCGATCTCGCCCTGGCCAAGCTCTATGAAGGCCATACCGACGCCCTGGCTATCCTCGCCGAGTGCGGTGCACCGCATCTGGTGGGCGACGGTCTCTGGGGCGTATGGGCCGCCGAGCCGCCGGATGCCCGGGCGCGCATCCTCACCCGCCAGGGTGAGCAGGTACGCCTGGGTGGGCGCAAGGCCTGGTGCTCTGGCGCCTTGCAGATCGACCGAGCCTTGATCACTGCCTGGGACGATGACGACCAGCCCCAGCTGGTGGCCATCGAGTTGGCCCATCCCAGCCAGCATATCCAGGTGGAGCAATGGCAAGCCGTGGGCATGGCCACCACGACCAGTGTTCAGATCGCTTTCGACGATGCCCCCGGGATTGCCGTGGGCCGGCCTGGGCAATACCTCATGCGCCCAGGTTTCTGGCACGGCGGCGCGGGTATCGCCGCCTGTTGGTATGGTGCAGCCGAAGCCCTGGCGGACTACCTGCGCGAACATTGCCGCAAACCGGCGCCGGACGCCCATGCCCTGGCGCACCTGGGCGCGGTGGACGCTGCACTGTACGGCGCGCGCGCAGCACTGCGCGAATGCGCGGGATGGATCGACCGGCAGCCGAGCGCCGACGCCAGCTTCGAGGTACGCCGCACCCGCGCCCAGGTCGAGCATGCGGTGGAGCAAGTGATCCACCATGTGGGCCGAGCATTGGGCGCCACACCCTTTTGCCGCAGCAGCCACTTCGCCCGATTGAGTGCCGACTTGCCGGTCTATCTGCGCCAGAGCCACGCCGAACGCGATTTGGCGGCGCTCGGGCAACAACTGGCCCAGGTGCCAGCCGGGGCGTGGCAGCTATGAGCGACGATCCGATAAAAAACGGCAGAGGCACCCCCTGGAGCCAATGGCAGCAGTCTGCCCATCTGGCCCGGGCCACCTGGATCACCCCCGACCAGTTGTGCCCGCCCGGGCGACGCCTGGTAGTGGTGGCACCGCATCCGGACGACGAGATCCTCATGGCAGGTGGCCTGTTGGCGGGTTTCAGGGGGCGCGAGCAGGACCTGTTACTGATCTCGGTCACCGATGGCGAGGCCAGCCATCCCGGCTCCAGTCAGTGGACCGAACACCGCCTGCGCCGGCAACGGCCACTGGAAAGTCGCCAGGCCTTGCAGCAACTGGGCCTGGACCTTGCCCACCTCGACTGGCACCGGCTGCACCTCAAGGACGGCGCGGTCCCGCGCGACGAAGCCTTTCTGCTCAACCACCTTGGTCAACTGCTCAAGACCGATGACCTGCTGCTGACCACCTGGCGCGGCGACGGTCATGCCGATCATGAGGCCGTCGGCCGCGCTGCTGCCCAGGCCTGCCAGGCCCACAAGGTACAGCTGGCCGAGGTCCCTGTCTGGGCATGGCATTGGGCCGACCCGGACGATCCCCGCCTGCCCTGGCCAAGGGCACATCGCATCGCGCTGGATGAAACCCGCCTGGCCCGCAAGCGCCAGGCGCTGTCAGCGCATCTGAGCCAGCTGCAGGTCGATGGCGAGCGCCCACCGGTGTTGAAGCCCGCCCTGCTGGAGTGCCTGTTGCAGCCTTTCGAACTGGTTCTGCTTTGAATACCAACGGAGTCGCCATGAGCCTTGATGCGCAGTATTTCGCCGACCTGTACGCCTCCAGCGACGACCCCTGGGCGTTCCGCACTCGCTGGTATGAGCGGCGTAAACGCGAGCTGGTGCTCGCCAGCCTGCCGCAACAGTGCTATCGACGCATCTTCGAGCCCGCCTGCGCCAACGGTGAGCTCAGCGTCCTGCTGGCCGAGCGCTGCGCCACGCTGTTGTGCCAGGACATCGACGCCACTGCGGTGAGCCTCGCCCGCGAGCGCCTGGCCGCCGCGGGCCACGCACAGGTCGAGCAAGGCCGCCTGCCCGGCGATTGGCCCGGCGGCCAATTCGACCTGATCGTCTTGAGCGAGATTGGCTACTACCTGGACCCGACGGACTGGTTGCAGGTGATCGAGCAATCGGTGGCCAGCCTCAGCGATGACGGCGGCTTGCTGGCCTGCCACTGGCGCCACCCGATCGTCGGCTGCCCCCAGGATGGCCGCGATGTGCATGAGCTGTTGGCTCGGCACCTGCCGCTGTACCCGGTGCTGCGCCACGAAGAGGCGGATTTTTTACTTGAATACTGGTCGTGCCAGCCCAGCGTGGTGGACCTGGACGAGACCTGCCCATGATTGGCGTAGTCATCCCGGCGCACAACGAGGCCCGACACCTGGAGCATTGCCTGCGCGCGGTGAACCGCGCCGCCCACGAGGCCGAACAGGCAGGCCTGACGGTGCAGGTGCTGGTGGTGCTCGACCGCTGCAACGACGCCAGTGCCACCATTGCCGACCGCCATGGCGTAGCAACGCTTGCAGTGGATGCGGGCAATGTCGGCATTGCCCGCCGCACGGGCGCGGCATGGATGCTTGAACGTGGCGCGCAATGGCTGGCCTTCACCGACGCCGACAGCCGAGTGCCAGCGCACTGGCTGCTGTCCCAACTGCAGTTCGCGGCCGATGCGGTGTGCGGCACCGTGCATATCGAACGTTGGCAGCCATGGCAAGGCGCCGCGTTGCGTCAGCTTTACCGCAGCCGATACGACGCCAGCGATG
Protein-coding regions in this window:
- a CDS encoding glycosyltransferase encodes the protein MIGVVIPAHNEARHLEHCLRAVNRAAHEAEQAGLTVQVLVVLDRCNDASATIADRHGVATLAVDAGNVGIARRTGAAWMLERGAQWLAFTDADSRVPAHWLLSQLQFAADAVCGTVHIERWQPWQGAALRQLYRSRYDASDGHRHIHGANLGVCAQAYARASGFAPLPAHEDVHLVRALEACGAQIVWTARHSVATSSRRNSRAREGFGDYLVSLEGAVTE
- the ligD gene encoding DNA ligase D, which produces MAKPLQEYQRKRDFNATPEPAGARRGGRAVHALQYCIQKHDASHLHYDFRLELDGTLKSWAIPKGPSLDPKVRRLAIHVEDHPLDYANFEGHIPEGHYGAGDVIVWDRGVWEPEGDPHSAYAKGKLRFRLQGEKLAGVWNLFRTHLAGKKEQWMLVKSDDDQARSETDYSIVDAQPDSVLSERTLVPRRAKPPAKPSQRTASPRARASSARNARNAELPERLEPQLATLVDAPPTGDWRYEVKFDGYRILARIEGAQVRLFTRNGHDWSAKMPHQVAALRKLKLKSAWLDGEVVVAGENGLADFQALQNAFDTEHDERITYYLFDLPFLGGQDLRQVPLQDRRETLRQLLEGRESAQVKYSADFDQPVDSLLDSACRLELEGLIGKRADSPYSGRRSSDWIKLKCKQRQEFVIIGYTDPKGSRNAFGALLLALHDNDSGQLRYAGKVGTGFSATTLDSIHARLKPLEVDKPALAKPPTGADARGVHWLKPQLLAEVAYAQMTRDGVVRHSVFHGLRDDKPASAIDLERAMPKTRVAKPASEPLLGDLRLTHPERVIDATSGVTKRQVAEYYAQVAPWILPQLKDRPVALVRAPDGLGGELFFQKNAGQLHIPGVVSYSKTQAGQAAMILNSAESLLGAVQMNTLELHTWNGTDKDFGKPDRFVLDLDPDPALPWKAMLEATQLTLTLLDELGLNVFLKTSGGKGMHLVVPLTRRAGWDEVKDFSHAIVEYLARLFPERLSAVSGPKNRVGRIFIDYLRNGKGATTVSAYSLRAREGLPVSVPIWPEELPQLKGANQWHIGNVVERLAEVDDPWKDLTKTRQSITARMRKQLGLD
- a CDS encoding acyl-CoA dehydrogenase family protein, whose amino-acid sequence is MSIIQDFDLTNLDRLLRAFTERPQALNLDTQLPVLMQALQSDHLDLLPLPGQGHTLQRWQTLARIAGCDLALAKLYEGHTDALAILAECGAPHLVGDGLWGVWAAEPPDARARILTRQGEQVRLGGRKAWCSGALQIDRALITAWDDDDQPQLVAIELAHPSQHIQVEQWQAVGMATTTSVQIAFDDAPGIAVGRPGQYLMRPGFWHGGAGIAACWYGAAEALADYLREHCRKPAPDAHALAHLGAVDAALYGARAALRECAGWIDRQPSADASFEVRRTRAQVEHAVEQVIHHVGRALGATPFCRSSHFARLSADLPVYLRQSHAERDLAALGQQLAQVPAGAWQL
- a CDS encoding phosphotransferase system, HPr-related protein, producing MSQPDDPKTRPPAEIDDTEDRMGSVHELDFSDRHDEREGRAGDERPAQEVEQQFPPGRVAESGMTGGEALSDSLHEDNVTFDDLSPDTLYDQTGARDPYEPGGAGGPADKTLRRVQEHEIGGGIGLDEAELARSNPLDGEPWTDEVSPTDDDDERS
- a CDS encoding PIG-L deacetylase family protein, which codes for MSDDPIKNGRGTPWSQWQQSAHLARATWITPDQLCPPGRRLVVVAPHPDDEILMAGGLLAGFRGREQDLLLISVTDGEASHPGSSQWTEHRLRRQRPLESRQALQQLGLDLAHLDWHRLHLKDGAVPRDEAFLLNHLGQLLKTDDLLLTTWRGDGHADHEAVGRAAAQACQAHKVQLAEVPVWAWHWADPDDPRLPWPRAHRIALDETRLARKRQALSAHLSQLQVDGERPPVLKPALLECLLQPFELVLL
- a CDS encoding class I SAM-dependent methyltransferase — its product is MSLDAQYFADLYASSDDPWAFRTRWYERRKRELVLASLPQQCYRRIFEPACANGELSVLLAERCATLLCQDIDATAVSLARERLAAAGHAQVEQGRLPGDWPGGQFDLIVLSEIGYYLDPTDWLQVIEQSVASLSDDGGLLACHWRHPIVGCPQDGRDVHELLARHLPLYPVLRHEEADFLLEYWSCQPSVVDLDETCP